AAAACTTGGGGCCTGCGAAAACACTGTTTTCGGCAAACCGGCGCGGAGTATGCCGAAGCGCCCCTGGTTTCGCCACGGCTTTGCGGCCCCGCCCGGAAAATCCCGCAACGTGGATCGGGTGTGGATCAGGCGGCGAATTCCAGCGTGAACTGACTGCCCTCGCCGGGCCGGCTGTCGATGCGCAGGCGTCCACCATGGGCCTCCATCAATGACTTGACGATGGACAGCCCCAGCCCGCCGCCCTGCCCTGGAAGCGCCACATGCACCGCGGGCTGCCCGAAGGGCTCCGCAGCCTGGTGGAGCTGTTCCGGCGTCATGCCGATGCCGTTGTCCGTTACCCGCACGCGGCATCCGCCGTCCGCTCCGCCGCCGACCGTCACCAGGATGCGCCCGCCGTCCGGCGTGAAGGTGACGGCGTTGGTCAGCAGGTTCAGGAGCATTTGCTTCAAAGCGCGTTCGTCCGCCGAGACGCTGTGGTGCCCCGGCTCGACATGCATGTCCAAGCGGATGGCTTTGGCGTCGGCCTGCGGTGCCACCATGCGGAACGCCCAGTCGACGACCGGAGCAACGTCGAGATCCTCCCGATGCAGGGACAACGTCCCCGCCTGGAGCCGCGACAGATCCATGATGTCGTTGATCAGCCCCAGCAGGTGCCGCCCCGATTCATGAATGTCGTGGGCGTAGTCGGCGTAACGCCCGCCGGCCTGCGGCCCCAGCATCTGATCGCGGATGACCTCCGAGAAGCCGAGGATGGCGTTCAGCGGCGTGCGCAGCTCATGGCTGACGCGGGCCAGGAAATTGCGGTTCAGCGCCAGCGCGGCGCGCAACCGCTCCGCGGTGCGGTGCTGCACCAGAAGGAACAGCGTCACCAGCAGGATGGACACGGTCAGGATCGCCGCCAGCAGGAACAGCGTGTTGCGCAGGTCGGCCACCCCCGCCTCGATGTCCACCTGCGCGACGCCGACGGTGGCGACCAGCGGATAGCTCTCCACCAAACGGTAGGCGAAGGCGCGCAGGACGCCGTCGGTTTGCGACTCCTGCCAATAGACGCCGGCGAGCGAGCGAGCCAGCTCGTCCCACAGGCGGGATTGGGGAATGGCGAAGCCAACCGCCTCGACGCCCCGCGAGGCGCCGCGGGCGCGGATTATCCTGTCCATTCCGATCAGGGTCACCACCCCCTGCGGCCCCAGATTGGCCTGCTGGTAGAACTCCGCCAGGATGTCGGGATCGATGTTGGCGATTACGATGCCCGCGAAGCCGCCATCCCCGTCGGTCAACCGCCGGCTGAGGCGCAGCAGTGGGCCGCCGCCGGTCGTCCCGGGAAAAGGCGTTCCGATGTGCATCAGGTCGCGGCCGGTGCCCTGATGGAAGGTGAAGGCCGCCTCGTCCCGCTCGTTCGCCCGCCCACCCGGCCCTTCGCTGCGCAACAGCACGGTCCCGTCGGCGTCGAGCACGGTGAAGTGATGGATCAGCGTCGGATCGTAGAGCGTCTGGTCGAGGAAGTTGCGGATGCCGGGCAGGCCGTTCTCCCCGAACTCCAGCGCCAGGGAGCGCAGCGTGATGTCCACCTCATGCACCGCGCGGTGGGTGCTCTTGGCGAAGGCCCGGACCATGATCTCGGCCTTCGCCACCGCTTCCCGCGTCTGGCCGTCCAGCAGTTCGCGCGCCACCTGCGCGTAGGCTCCCCAGACCACCGTGATCGCAACGGCGGCGATGGCGAACACGCACCAGCGGAACGAGATCGGCAGACGCATCCCGGTCTTTCCACAGGCGGTCAACCGGGGCGGGTCCGGACGATGATCCGTTCCGGCCCGGTATCGACCCTAGAGAACAAGGGGTATCACGCCACCGAAGTCCCCGGCAAGCCTCTCCATCCAGCGTTGACAGCGAATGCCATCATGTCATTTTTGCGTGAAATACGCCCTCAGCCGCTCAACCGCCCCATCGAGGATCTCGTCCCTCTTGGAGAAACAGAAGCGGATGAAGCTTCGCGGCGCGTCTTGGACGAAGAAGGCTCCGACGGGAATGGCCGTCACCCCGGCCTCGACGGTCAGACGGCGGCAGAAATCCTCGTCGTTTCCGTCGAAGCCGAAGGGCGACACGTCGGCGACCACGAAATAGGTGCCGGCGGAGGGCAGCACCTTGAACCCCACCGCGCGCAGCCCGTCGGCCAGCCGGTCGCGTTTGGCCTGGAGTCCGCCGGCCAGTCCGGCGAAATAGGCATCGTCCTTGCCCAGCCCATAGGCGACCGCCGCCTGGAGGTTGGGCGGCGTGGTGAAGGTGATGTACTGGTGCGCCTTTGCGACGGGCTGGAGCAGGTGCGGCGCGCCGGTGACGTAGCCGACCTTCCAGCCGGTCAGCGAGAACGTCTTGCCGGCGGAGCCGATCTTCAGACAACGGTCACGCATGCCGGGCAGCGTCATCAGCGGAATGTGCCGACCCCCATCGAAGACGATGTGCTCGTACACCTCGTCACAGACGGCGAAGGAATCGAAACGCTGGACGAACTCCGCCAACAGTTCCAGTTCGGCGCGGGAGAAGACCTTGGCGGCGGGATTCAGCGGGTCGTTGATGAGAACCAGCTTGGTCTTCGGCGAGAAGGCAGCTTCCAGGTCGGCCCGCGTGAAGCTCCAGTCCGGGGCCTTCAGGCTGACGAAACGCGGCACGCCGCCGGCCAGCCGGACGATCGGCAGGTAGCTGTCGTACATGGGCTGGAACAGCACAACCTCGTCGCCCGGCTCGATGAGGCCGAGCAGGCTGGCGGTAAGGGCCTCCGTCGCGCCGGAGGTCACCAGCACCTCGGTCTTCCAATCGATGTCCAGCCCGTAGAACCGCTTGCCGTGGCCGGCCAGCGCCTGCCGCAACTCCGGCGTGCCCATCATCGGCGGGTACTGGTTCCACCCTTCGAGGATGGCCTTGGCCGCCACGTCCAGAACGTCGGCGGGACCGCGCTCGTCGGGAAAGCCCTGGCCAAGATTGATCGCCTTGTGCTCGTCCGACAGACGGGACATCACCTCGAAGATCGTAACCGGGAGGTCAAGTTCCCGCCGACCAAGGAAGCCCGTCTTCGGTTCTTCGGAATTTTGCATCGAACACCGTCGGTGTGGTTGGGTGAGTTCCGTGGTGGCTGATCGGTGACCGGCCAGATCGGGAGAGCCCCGCCCGTCTCGGATCGCGGATCGAGCGGGCGGAATTCAGCGGTCGCCGCACCAGCCTTGTTCCGGCTTGCCTTATCGACGGATTGCGGCCGCTCGTCCAGCGCCTCGGCGGGTTTTCCCAGCAGGGGCGCTGTGCGCGGCTTCCTGTCTCAAGAGCAGGTGGTGGCCCCCGGGGACGCGGCGGGACAAGCCGGACACGGCGAGGGTCAACGAAGTTCTGCCCGCTCGTGTCGGGCCCCGTCATCGACGGTTGACGCGAACCCAATCGAATCAAACGCGCACGCGAATCAAACGCGCACGCCCAACCGCCTCAGGGGGGGCCGAGGTGGTTGGGCGGCACGAACCGACGTGGCCCAGCGGTGACGCCGGGACCGGGCCTACCTATGAAACCGGGCCTACAAAACCGGGCGGGTGAACCGCATGGGGCTGGACCCACACGGCTACGCCGCCCGCTCCTCACGCCTGCCCGACGCTGTGGCCAGCGTTGCGCCCGCGGCGTCCACGAACGGCGGTCGGGTCGATCACCGCCGCATCCGCGTCGATGGCCGGGCCGCCGTCGCTGTCGGTCTGGT
The Azospirillum brasilense genome window above contains:
- a CDS encoding sensor histidine kinase, translated to MRLPISFRWCVFAIAAVAITVVWGAYAQVARELLDGQTREAVAKAEIMVRAFAKSTHRAVHEVDITLRSLALEFGENGLPGIRNFLDQTLYDPTLIHHFTVLDADGTVLLRSEGPGGRANERDEAAFTFHQGTGRDLMHIGTPFPGTTGGGPLLRLSRRLTDGDGGFAGIVIANIDPDILAEFYQQANLGPQGVVTLIGMDRIIRARGASRGVEAVGFAIPQSRLWDELARSLAGVYWQESQTDGVLRAFAYRLVESYPLVATVGVAQVDIEAGVADLRNTLFLLAAILTVSILLVTLFLLVQHRTAERLRAALALNRNFLARVSHELRTPLNAILGFSEVIRDQMLGPQAGGRYADYAHDIHESGRHLLGLINDIMDLSRLQAGTLSLHREDLDVAPVVDWAFRMVAPQADAKAIRLDMHVEPGHHSVSADERALKQMLLNLLTNAVTFTPDGGRILVTVGGGADGGCRVRVTDNGIGMTPEQLHQAAEPFGQPAVHVALPGQGGGLGLSIVKSLMEAHGGRLRIDSRPGEGSQFTLEFAA
- a CDS encoding aminotransferase, with product MQNSEEPKTGFLGRRELDLPVTIFEVMSRLSDEHKAINLGQGFPDERGPADVLDVAAKAILEGWNQYPPMMGTPELRQALAGHGKRFYGLDIDWKTEVLVTSGATEALTASLLGLIEPGDEVVLFQPMYDSYLPIVRLAGGVPRFVSLKAPDWSFTRADLEAAFSPKTKLVLINDPLNPAAKVFSRAELELLAEFVQRFDSFAVCDEVYEHIVFDGGRHIPLMTLPGMRDRCLKIGSAGKTFSLTGWKVGYVTGAPHLLQPVAKAHQYITFTTPPNLQAAVAYGLGKDDAYFAGLAGGLQAKRDRLADGLRAVGFKVLPSAGTYFVVADVSPFGFDGNDEDFCRRLTVEAGVTAIPVGAFFVQDAPRSFIRFCFSKRDEILDGAVERLRAYFTQK